ATTTTACCGCGCATTACAGTACTCGAATCGATTTCAATATCCGGGTACAACATTTCAACCACTTTATTGTACACATGGAAATTAAAACGCAGAAACTGCCCTTTTTTAACTTTGTAAGGTTTATAATTCGTGTAAAGACTTCCGACAGAATTCATAACTAGTTTGTCTAATTGGTCAAATTGAAATTTCCCTACAATTTTTCCATTTACAACATCATTTGAATTAACAGTTATAGTACGCAAATTGTCTGAATCGAAACTTGAATTTACCGTTATTTCATCAAAAGCATATGTTGATTTTGGATTTTGGTAAACAGCATCTTTTATAAAAATATTTCCATGTAAACTTTGCAGAGAATTACCACTAACCTGTACAATTGCATCACCAGTAAAACTGGAAATTGAATCATTAACGAATTTCAGTTTTCTCAAATCTGAATTTTCGATATTAATATGAAAATCATATTTATTTTCCCGTTTGCTCAAATCAACCAAACCATCAAATGTCAGGTTTAAATTAGGATCGTTAATAGAAATCTGACCTTTATAATATGGCAGTTTAAAATTGCCATTTACAACAATATTATTGTAAGTGTACTTATTATAATCGAGTTTTGCGATATCCCCTTTTACAATTGTATTTAAATATTTCTTAGAAAATCCTATACCATCAACATTTAGGTTTAGAGTCGTTTTTCCTATATCTTTCCTTTGCAATAAAGTTCCGAGGTCAAAATCATTAAGAACAATATTTCCTGAATAAGAAGCTTTATCTATAAAATCAATATTATTCATATGCAGATCGATTTCTCCATTACCGAGATCGCTAGCCATTTTGAATTTTGATTCTAAATCTGTGGTTGATACTTTTATAGCTCCAACTATATTAACTTTACCAATTCTTTTTAATTCTTTAGGAAGCTTTTTTCCTAAAACATCTGGCAGCAAAACGACTAAATTATCATAGCTGGTAATGAGTTTATCAAATTTACCATCCATCGAAAATTTTTGGGATTTGCTTCCTAAAAGATTTTTAAAATTGATATTTCCAATAATTCTTGTCCCGTTTGTATCACTTAATCTTAGCTTCTTCAAATTAAGGTTATTCAGCGGCCCCTGTATTTTAGTTTTTACTTTAAAATGCTGATTTTTACCTAATCCTCCATAAAAATAACGAATATCATTTGAAGCCAGTGAAGCTGAGTCTAACACTACATCAAACCTAACTTTGTCAGTAAATTCTAGGAAATCTTTTACTTGATAATTTAAAATAGCTTTACCATAAATAGTCGATCTTTTAGTAGTAATGGCTAAATTTTCAAGTTTTATTTGTTTTTTGCTATAACTGAATTTTGAACTTAAATTTGAAACATATAGACCTCGATGATCCAGAAAAGAAAATCTGTGGATATTTGTATTAATTTCAGAACCGTATATTTTAAATTCACTGATATACGTATTCAGGTTTTTAAAATCTATAATCTTTGGAGTCTTTTTGTTTTCGTCAACTGCAGAAAATGAACCTTGCGATATGTAAGCATTTTTTGCTGTTAAAAGAAAATGTTTGCTTGATTTTGTAGGTTTTCCTGATTCAAATAATCGTATAAAAACATTGATATTATTTTCATCTTCGTTTTTATATGTTTTCAGGTTAAAAATTAATCCTGTCAAACGAACATCCCCAAAAATTAAATCCCCATCAATTAATCTGGTTACGCTTAACACATCTGTGGTAATAATATCGGAATAGATTAACGTTTTTTTGTGATGGTCTAAAATTAGCACTTTTTTAAGTTTAACGCCTCCAAAAGCATTAATTGCCACCTTTTCGATACTGATATTCGTTTTAAAATCAGTATTAAGCCTATCCGCAATGTAATGGGCAATTTTTGTTTGCACGAATGGCAAAGACAAAGTAATAGCAATTACCAAAACGAGTAAAACTAACCCCATAAGGGTCCTGGATATTATTTTCTTTACTTTTTTAATAACTGCTTTTATTTTTAGTTTTCTTTAAATTTATTTTTGAACAGACAAACAACGGCTGTTTTGATAAAAATTCTTTAATTTTGGCTCCTCCTTTTACGATTAAACAAAGTTAAAAATTTGATTTGTCAAATATAATTCAAAATTTGTGCCTTTATATGCAAAATTCAGAGGTTTTTATTCTTGCCATTGAAAGTTCCTGCGATGATACTGCTGCCGCGGTTTTACATAACGACAAAGTACTCTCAAATGTTGTGGCAAATCAGTTAATTCACAATCAATATGGGGGTGTTGTTCCTGAACTGGCTTCGAGGGCACATCAACAAAATATTGTACCTGTAATTGATGCCGCATTACGCAAAGCTAATATACAAAAAGAACAGTTAACAGCTATTGCTTTTACACAAGGTCCGGGTTTAATGGGTTCTTTATTGGTTGGAAGTTCTTTTAGCAAGTCATTGTCGCTGGCTTTACAAATCCCATTGATTGCTGTAAATCACATGCATGCTCATATTTTGGCGCATTTTATTGATGAAGAAGGATTCGACAAACCGGAGTTTCCGTTTTTAGCGCTAACAATTAGTGGAGGACATACCCAAATTGTAAAAGTGAATGGCTTTTTTGATATGGAAATCATTGGTGAAACTACGGATGATGCTGTTGGGGAAGCTTTTGATAAAAGTGCCAAAATTCTTGGACTTCCTTATCCTGGCGGTCCTTTGATTGATAAATATGCCAAAGAAGGCAATCCAAAAGCTTTTCAGTTTACAAAACCAAAAGTTCCCGGTTTAGATTTTAGTTTCTCTGGCCTAAAAACAGCCATTTTATATTTTATCCAGAAGAATAAACAGGAAAACCCAAATTTTATTGAAGAAAACCTGAATGATATTTGTGCCTCGATTCAATATACAATTATTGAAATTTTGATGGATAAATTAAAATTAGCGGTAAAAGAAACCGGGATTAAACAAATTGCTATTGGCGGAGGTGTTTCTGCTAATTCAGGAATCAGAACCCGTTTGAAAGAAAGTGAAGGCAAATATGGCTGGAAAACGTTTATTCCTAAA
The Flavobacterium flavigenum genome window above contains:
- the tsaD gene encoding tRNA (adenosine(37)-N6)-threonylcarbamoyltransferase complex transferase subunit TsaD → MQNSEVFILAIESSCDDTAAAVLHNDKVLSNVVANQLIHNQYGGVVPELASRAHQQNIVPVIDAALRKANIQKEQLTAIAFTQGPGLMGSLLVGSSFSKSLSLALQIPLIAVNHMHAHILAHFIDEEGFDKPEFPFLALTISGGHTQIVKVNGFFDMEIIGETTDDAVGEAFDKSAKILGLPYPGGPLIDKYAKEGNPKAFQFTKPKVPGLDFSFSGLKTAILYFIQKNKQENPNFIEENLNDICASIQYTIIEILMDKLKLAVKETGIKQIAIGGGVSANSGIRTRLKESEGKYGWKTFIPKFEYTTDNAAMIGIVGYQKYLSGRFETSAVVSKARIQF